From a single Streptomyces misionensis genomic region:
- the yaaA gene encoding peroxide stress protein YaaA, producing MLVLLPPSEGKADSGKGAPLRWESLSLPGLTAAREAVLGELVALCAGDEEKAREVLGLSEGLRGEVAKNAALRTAGARPAGEIYTGVLYDALGLASLDAAAKRRAARSLLVFSGLWGAVRVTDRIPSYRCSMGIKLPGLGALAGHWRAPMAEVLPAAAGDGLVLDLRSAAYAAAWKPKGEVAERTATVRVLHAPTRKVVSHFNKATKGRIVRALLSSGVTPADPAELVAALRELGYAVEAQAPERAGKAWALDVLVEEVH from the coding sequence TTGCTGGTCCTGCTGCCGCCCTCGGAAGGTAAGGCCGACTCGGGCAAGGGTGCCCCGTTGCGGTGGGAGTCGCTGTCCCTGCCGGGGCTGACCGCCGCGCGGGAGGCCGTGCTCGGGGAGTTGGTCGCGTTGTGCGCGGGCGACGAGGAGAAGGCGCGCGAGGTGCTGGGGCTCAGCGAGGGGCTGCGCGGCGAGGTCGCCAAGAACGCGGCCCTGCGCACGGCCGGCGCCCGTCCCGCCGGGGAGATCTACACCGGTGTCCTGTACGACGCCCTCGGCCTGGCTTCCCTGGACGCGGCGGCGAAGCGGCGGGCGGCGCGCTCGCTGCTGGTGTTCTCCGGGCTGTGGGGCGCGGTGCGGGTGACCGACCGCATCCCCTCCTACCGCTGCTCGATGGGGATCAAGCTGCCCGGGCTCGGGGCGCTGGCCGGGCACTGGCGGGCGCCGATGGCCGAGGTGCTGCCGGCGGCGGCCGGGGACGGACTGGTGCTCGACCTGCGCTCGGCGGCGTACGCGGCGGCCTGGAAGCCGAAGGGCGAGGTCGCGGAGCGGACGGCGACGGTACGGGTGCTGCACGCGCCGACGCGGAAGGTGGTCAGCCACTTCAACAAGGCGACGAAGGGGCGGATCGTGCGGGCGCTGCTGTCGTCCGGCGTGACGCCGGCGGACCCCGCCGAGCTGGTGGCGGCGCTGCGGGAGCTGGGGTACGCGGTGGAGGCGCAGGCGCCGGAGCGGGCGGGGAAGGCGTGGGCGCTGGACGTGCTGGTGGAGGAGGTCCACTAG
- the eda gene encoding bifunctional 4-hydroxy-2-oxoglutarate aldolase/2-dehydro-3-deoxy-phosphogluconate aldolase, translating into MISVLDLSPVVPVVVLPDASVAVPLARALVAGGLPAIEVTLRTPAALDAIRAIADEVPRAVVGAGTVITPEQVDACVAAGARFLVSPGWTQALLDAMRGSGVPFLPGVSTASEVVALLERGVRDMKFFPARAAGGTEYLRSLAGPLPQARFCPTGGIGPATAPEYLALPNVGCVGGSWMVPADAVAERDWARIEALARAAAGLSAGGTCR; encoded by the coding sequence ATGATCTCCGTGCTGGACCTCTCGCCGGTCGTGCCCGTGGTGGTGCTGCCGGACGCCTCCGTCGCCGTACCGCTGGCCCGGGCCCTGGTGGCCGGGGGGCTGCCCGCGATCGAGGTGACGCTGCGCACCCCCGCCGCGCTGGACGCGATCCGGGCGATCGCCGACGAGGTGCCGCGGGCGGTGGTCGGCGCGGGCACGGTGATCACACCGGAGCAGGTGGACGCGTGTGTCGCGGCCGGGGCGCGGTTCCTGGTGAGTCCGGGGTGGACGCAGGCGCTGCTGGACGCCATGCGGGGATCCGGGGTGCCGTTCCTGCCCGGGGTGTCGACCGCCTCGGAGGTGGTCGCGCTGCTGGAGCGCGGGGTGCGGGACATGAAGTTCTTCCCGGCGCGGGCGGCCGGCGGCACCGAGTATCTGAGGTCGCTCGCGGGGCCGCTGCCGCAGGCCCGGTTCTGTCCGACCGGCGGGATCGGCCCGGCGACCGCGCCGGAGTATCTGGCGTTGCCCAACGTCGGCTGTGTGGGCGGGAGTTGGATGGTGCCGGCGGACGCGGTGGCCGAGCGGGACTGGGCCCGGATCGAGGCGCTGGCGCGCGCCGCGGCCGGGCTCAGCGCAGGTGGGACGTGTCGTTGA
- a CDS encoding bifunctional RNase H/acid phosphatase — protein sequence MREFIVEADGGSRGNPGPAGYGAVVRDAATGRTLLEAAEYLGLATNNVAEYRGLLAGLRAAHTLDPAARVHVRMDSKLVVEQMTGRWKIKHPAIKPLATQARGVFPADQVTYEWIPRAENKHADRLANEAMDAGARGEQWSATTSTAELDAADAEVRAAEPGAADVAARPGEPGAADVAAHAGAGGVEVSAAVGPAEPAGTEAQARTPGATARGWSAAPDLGAPATLVLLRHGETPLTPQKRFSGSGGTNPPLSDIGREQAHRVAEALAARGTIETVLASPLARTRETAEIVAARLNLDVHLEDGLRETDFGAWEGLTFGEVRDRYPDDLNAWLADTQARPTGGGESFAETAARIEATRDRLVTAHAGHTVLLVTHVTPIKTFVRLALGAPPESLFRMELSAASLSAVAYYADGNASVRLFNDTSHLR from the coding sequence GTGCGGGAGTTCATCGTCGAGGCGGACGGCGGGTCACGGGGCAACCCGGGGCCCGCGGGCTACGGCGCGGTGGTCCGTGACGCGGCGACGGGCCGGACGCTGCTGGAGGCGGCCGAGTACCTCGGCCTCGCCACCAACAACGTCGCCGAGTACCGGGGCCTGCTGGCCGGCCTGCGCGCCGCCCACACCCTGGACCCCGCCGCGCGGGTCCACGTGCGGATGGACTCCAAGCTGGTCGTCGAGCAGATGACGGGCCGCTGGAAGATCAAGCACCCGGCGATAAAGCCACTGGCGACGCAGGCGCGCGGGGTGTTCCCGGCGGACCAGGTCACCTACGAGTGGATCCCGCGCGCCGAGAACAAGCACGCCGACCGCCTGGCCAACGAGGCGATGGACGCGGGGGCGCGCGGCGAGCAGTGGTCGGCGACGACGTCGACGGCGGAGCTGGACGCGGCTGACGCGGAGGTACGCGCGGCGGAGCCGGGGGCAGCCGACGTGGCCGCGCGTCCGGGAGAGCCGGGGGCGGCCGACGTGGCGGCGCATGCGGGCGCGGGTGGGGTCGAGGTGTCGGCAGCCGTGGGTCCGGCGGAGCCGGCCGGGACCGAAGCGCAGGCCCGCACCCCCGGTGCCACCGCCCGCGGCTGGTCCGCCGCCCCCGACCTCGGCGCCCCCGCCACCCTCGTCCTGCTCCGGCACGGCGAGACCCCCCTCACCCCGCAGAAGCGCTTCTCCGGCAGCGGCGGCACCAACCCGCCCCTCTCGGACATCGGCCGGGAGCAGGCCCACCGGGTGGCCGAGGCGCTGGCCGCGCGCGGCACCATCGAGACCGTCCTCGCCTCCCCCCTCGCCCGCACCCGGGAGACCGCCGAGATCGTCGCCGCCCGGCTGAACCTGGACGTCCACCTCGAGGACGGCCTGCGGGAGACGGACTTCGGCGCCTGGGAGGGCCTGACCTTCGGCGAGGTCCGCGACCGCTACCCGGACGACCTGAACGCCTGGCTCGCCGACACGCAGGCGCGCCCCACCGGCGGCGGCGAGAGCTTCGCCGAGACCGCCGCCCGTATCGAGGCCACCCGCGACCGGCTGGTCACCGCGCACGCGGGCCACACCGTCCTGCTGGTCACCCACGTCACCCCGATCAAGACCTTCGTCCGCCTCGCCCTCGGCGCCCCGCCCGAGTCCCTGTTCCGCATGGAACTGTCGGCGGCCTCCCTGTCCGCGGTGGCGTACTACGCGGACGGCAACGCGAGCGTCCGCCTCTTCAACGACACGTCCCACCTGCGCTGA
- a CDS encoding zinc ribbon domain-containing protein: MNAAPADQIRLLDVQALDVRLQQLAHKRRSLPEHAEIESLTKDLTQLRDLLVAAQTEESDCAREQTKAEQDVDQVRQRATRDQQRLDSGAVTSPKDLANLQHEIASLAKRQGDLEDVVLEVMERRESAQERVNELTERVASVQSKIDDASGRRDAAFEEIDREAAAVTKEREVVAASVPADLLKLYDKLREQQGGIGAAKLYARTCQGCRQELAITELNEVRAAAPDTVVRCENCRRILVRTAESGL, encoded by the coding sequence CTGAACGCCGCGCCCGCAGACCAGATCCGACTCCTCGACGTCCAGGCCCTCGACGTCCGCCTGCAGCAGCTCGCGCACAAGCGGAGGTCCCTGCCCGAGCACGCCGAGATCGAGTCGCTGACCAAGGACCTCACCCAGCTGCGCGACCTGCTCGTGGCCGCGCAGACCGAGGAGAGCGACTGCGCCCGCGAGCAGACCAAGGCCGAGCAGGACGTCGACCAGGTGCGCCAGCGCGCCACCCGCGACCAGCAGCGCCTCGACTCCGGCGCCGTCACCTCGCCCAAGGACCTCGCCAACCTCCAGCACGAGATCGCCTCGCTCGCCAAGCGGCAGGGCGACCTGGAGGACGTGGTCCTGGAGGTCATGGAGCGCCGCGAGTCCGCGCAGGAGCGGGTGAACGAGCTGACCGAGCGGGTCGCCTCCGTCCAGTCGAAGATCGACGACGCGAGCGGGCGCCGGGACGCCGCGTTCGAGGAGATCGACCGCGAGGCCGCGGCGGTGACCAAGGAGCGCGAGGTCGTGGCGGCCTCCGTCCCCGCGGACCTGCTCAAGCTGTACGACAAGCTGCGCGAGCAGCAGGGCGGCATCGGCGCGGCGAAGCTGTACGCGCGCACCTGCCAGGGCTGCCGCCAGGAGCTGGCCATCACCGAGCTGAACGAGGTCCGCGCGGCCGCGCCCGACACGGTGGTGCGCTGCGAGAACTGCCGCCGGATCCTGGTGCGCACGGCCGAGTCCGGTCTGTAA
- a CDS encoding Nif3-like dinuclear metal center hexameric protein: MPRLSEVIAALENLWPAERAESWDAVGTVVGDPDQEVTRVLFAVDPVREIVDEAVRLGADLLVTHHPLYLRGTTTVAASHFKGRVVHTLIKNDIALHVAHTNADTADPGVSDALAGALDLRVVRPLVPDPTDPNGRRGLGRVCALDHPLTLRELAARAAERLPATAQGIRVAGDPDAVIRTIAVSGGSGDSLFDQVRAAEVDAFLTADLRHHPASEAVAHSPLALLDAAHWATEWPWCELAASQLDEISDRHGWDLRVHVSKTVTDPWTAHAASSVTTS; encoded by the coding sequence GTGCCCCGTCTGTCTGAAGTCATCGCCGCGCTGGAGAACCTGTGGCCCGCCGAGCGGGCCGAGTCCTGGGACGCGGTCGGCACGGTCGTGGGCGACCCCGACCAGGAGGTCACCCGGGTCCTGTTCGCCGTCGACCCCGTGCGGGAGATCGTCGACGAGGCGGTACGGCTCGGCGCCGACCTGCTCGTTACCCACCACCCGCTCTATCTGCGGGGCACGACCACGGTCGCGGCCTCGCACTTCAAGGGCCGGGTCGTCCACACGCTGATCAAGAACGACATCGCGCTGCACGTCGCCCACACCAACGCCGACACCGCCGACCCGGGCGTCTCCGACGCCCTCGCGGGCGCGCTCGACCTGCGGGTCGTGCGCCCCCTGGTCCCGGACCCCACCGATCCGAACGGCCGTCGGGGCCTCGGCCGGGTGTGCGCCCTCGACCACCCGCTCACCCTGCGGGAGCTGGCCGCACGCGCCGCCGAGCGGCTGCCCGCCACCGCGCAGGGCATCCGGGTGGCCGGCGACCCCGACGCCGTCATCCGCACCATCGCCGTCAGCGGCGGCTCGGGCGACAGCCTCTTCGACCAGGTCAGGGCGGCCGAAGTGGACGCCTTCCTCACCGCCGACCTGCGCCACCACCCGGCCTCCGAGGCCGTCGCGCACAGTCCGCTCGCGCTGCTCGACGCCGCGCACTGGGCCACCGAGTGGCCCTGGTGCGAACTGGCCGCGAGCCAGCTCGACGAGATCTCCGACCGCCACGGCTGGGACCTTCGCGTCCACGTCTCCAAGACGGTCACCGACCCCTGGACCGCCCACGCGGCGTCCTCCGTCACCACTAGCTAA
- a CDS encoding MaoC/PaaZ C-terminal domain-containing protein, with protein sequence MPIDAAKALAAEPRSGPITWTAKDVLLYHLGIGAGTPATDPDELRYTLESRLHVLPSFATVAGAGAPGVIGGLSMPGVDVDLAKVLHGGQTLRLHRPVPVAGTATATSRIVAVYDKGKAAVLVLRTEVADEQGALWTNDARIFVRGEGGWGGERGPSARTREPAGPPDRVVERPVRPDQALLYRLSGDRNPLHADPEFARLAGFDRPILHGLCTYGMTLKAVVDTLLDGDVGRVRSYTARFAGVVFPGETLRVRMWREEAGRVRVAVGVAGRDDAPVLADTVVEHS encoded by the coding sequence ATGCCCATCGACGCAGCCAAGGCCCTCGCCGCCGAACCCCGCTCCGGACCGATCACCTGGACCGCCAAGGACGTGCTGCTCTACCACCTGGGCATCGGCGCCGGCACCCCCGCCACCGACCCGGACGAGCTGCGCTACACCCTGGAGTCCCGGCTGCACGTGCTGCCGAGCTTCGCCACCGTGGCGGGCGCCGGGGCGCCCGGGGTGATCGGCGGGCTGTCCATGCCGGGCGTCGACGTCGACCTGGCCAAGGTCCTGCACGGCGGGCAGACCCTGCGTCTGCACCGGCCCGTCCCGGTGGCCGGCACCGCCACCGCCACCTCCCGCATCGTCGCCGTGTACGACAAGGGCAAGGCCGCCGTCCTCGTCCTGCGTACCGAAGTGGCCGACGAGCAGGGGGCGTTGTGGACGAACGACGCCCGGATCTTCGTGCGGGGGGAGGGCGGCTGGGGCGGTGAGCGGGGCCCCTCGGCCCGCACCCGGGAGCCGGCCGGACCGCCGGACCGGGTGGTCGAGCGACCCGTCCGCCCGGACCAGGCCCTGCTCTACCGCCTGTCCGGCGACCGCAACCCGCTGCACGCCGACCCCGAGTTCGCACGGCTCGCCGGGTTCGACCGGCCCATCCTGCACGGCCTGTGCACGTACGGCATGACGCTCAAGGCCGTGGTCGACACCCTGCTCGACGGCGACGTGGGGCGGGTGCGGTCGTACACCGCCCGGTTCGCCGGCGTGGTCTTCCCCGGCGAGACGCTGCGCGTCCGCATGTGGCGCGAGGAGGCGGGCCGGGTGCGGGTCGCCGTGGGCGTCGCCGGGCGGGACGACGCGCCCGTGCTCGCCGACACCGTCGTGGAGCACTCCTGA
- a CDS encoding ABC transporter ATP-binding protein produces the protein MTEKDEDTAVSFTGAVRAYGSVRAVDGVDLRIGRGETVALLGRNGAGKSTTIGLLLGLYPPDAGRVELFGTEPERAVRAGRVGAMLQDARPVPRVTVGELVGFVASRYPAPMPVPRALELAGIAALAGRRVDRLSGGQVQRVRFAVALAGDPSLLVLDEPTAALDVEARHVFWEAMRGYARRGHTVVFSTHYLEEADDFADRIVVMDRGRIVADGTGEELRRAAGGSLVTVSLAGRDPDGLALLPGVRSLQVHGDRARLRTDDSDATVVALAQLGAIRGLEVAPASLDDAFLALTSSARDDGPAGPGAPAPLDHSPTAKAS, from the coding sequence ATGACGGAGAAGGACGAGGACACCGCCGTGTCCTTCACGGGGGCGGTCCGGGCATACGGGTCCGTGCGCGCCGTGGACGGGGTGGATCTGCGGATCGGGCGCGGCGAGACCGTGGCCCTGCTGGGCCGCAACGGGGCCGGCAAGTCGACCACGATCGGCCTGCTGCTGGGGCTGTACCCGCCGGACGCCGGCCGGGTGGAGCTGTTCGGCACCGAGCCGGAGCGGGCGGTGCGGGCCGGGCGGGTGGGCGCGATGCTCCAGGACGCCCGGCCGGTGCCCCGGGTCACCGTGGGCGAGCTGGTCGGCTTCGTGGCCTCCCGCTATCCGGCGCCGATGCCGGTGCCCCGGGCGCTGGAGCTGGCCGGGATCGCCGCGCTGGCCGGGCGCCGGGTGGACCGGCTGTCGGGCGGGCAGGTGCAGCGGGTGCGGTTCGCGGTGGCGCTGGCCGGCGATCCGTCGCTGCTGGTGCTGGACGAGCCGACGGCGGCGCTGGACGTGGAGGCGCGGCACGTGTTCTGGGAGGCGATGCGCGGCTACGCCCGGCGCGGCCACACCGTCGTCTTCTCCACCCACTACCTGGAGGAGGCGGACGACTTCGCCGACCGGATCGTGGTCATGGACCGGGGCCGGATCGTCGCCGACGGCACGGGCGAGGAACTGCGGCGCGCGGCGGGCGGCAGCCTGGTCACGGTGTCCCTCGCGGGCCGCGACCCGGACGGGCTCGCCCTGCTGCCCGGCGTCCGCTCCCTTCAGGTGCACGGCGACCGGGCCCGGCTGCGCACCGACGACTCCGACGCGACGGTGGTCGCGCTGGCGCAACTGGGGGCGATACGGGGGCTGGAGGTCGCGCCCGCGTCGCTGGACGACGCGTTCCTGGCGCTCACCTCGTCGGCCCGCGACGACGGCCCCGCCGGGCCCGGCGCGCCCGCACCCCTCGACCACTCCCCCACCGCGAAGGCTTCGTGA
- a CDS encoding ABC transporter permease: MLAYVRLEIRRTLRDLGFVIGGIGMPVMMYLLFTNVGGADRAWRTAAMVGMAAYGAVGSALNTGGAVAEDRAVGWLRQLRVTPMTPREVVCGRALTGVVTVLPAIVAVLAAGGLVNGVRLALWQWVLIALLLWAGSVPFTLLGLGNGYRLTGPATGVVNMVCNLGLAVLGGLWFPVALFPGWLRAVSAYTPTNRFAELGEAVARGHAPGATAVIVLTAWLLLFGTYAVLSYRRTAGTI, from the coding sequence ATGCTCGCCTACGTCCGTCTGGAGATCCGCCGCACCCTGCGCGACCTCGGCTTCGTCATCGGCGGCATCGGGATGCCGGTCATGATGTACCTGCTGTTCACCAACGTCGGCGGCGCCGACCGGGCCTGGCGCACCGCCGCGATGGTCGGCATGGCGGCGTACGGCGCCGTCGGCTCCGCGCTGAACACGGGCGGCGCGGTCGCCGAGGACCGCGCGGTGGGCTGGCTGCGCCAGCTGCGGGTGACGCCGATGACCCCGCGCGAGGTGGTGTGCGGGCGCGCGCTGACCGGTGTGGTGACGGTGCTGCCCGCGATCGTGGCCGTCCTCGCGGCGGGCGGTCTGGTCAACGGGGTGCGGCTGGCGCTCTGGCAGTGGGTGCTGATCGCGCTGCTGCTGTGGGCGGGCTCGGTCCCGTTCACGCTGCTGGGTCTCGGCAACGGCTACCGGCTGACCGGGCCCGCGACCGGGGTGGTCAACATGGTGTGCAACCTGGGGCTCGCGGTGCTGGGCGGCCTGTGGTTCCCGGTCGCGCTGTTCCCCGGCTGGCTGCGCGCGGTGTCGGCGTACACCCCCACCAACCGGTTCGCCGAACTGGGCGAGGCGGTCGCGCGCGGCCACGCCCCGGGGGCCACCGCCGTCATCGTGCTGACGGCCTGGCTGCTGCTGTTCGGCACGTACGCCGTGCTGTCGTACCGCCGTACCGCGGGCACGATCTGA
- a CDS encoding MFS transporter, with product MTPMLETADTPPLISRRTTPPTWLVVALACAGQFLVVLDVSVVNVALPSMRADLGLSPSGLQWVVNAYAIAFAGFMLLGGRAGDLYGRKRMFLVGLGLFTLASLGGGLAQEGWQLLLARAAQGLGAAVLAPSTLTLLTAAVPEGAARARAIATWAAVGAGGGAAGGLVGGVLVDALSWRWVLLINVPVGAVVLAGSARWLTESRAGDGRRLDLPGALLVTAGLGTLAYGISRTQEAGWTSAATLVPLAAGVLLIALFLLTEARTAAPLMPLGLLRRRAVASANAAMLVSGSAMFCMWYFMTLYAQNVLGYSPLEAGAALVPSSLAVVVGSKLAPRLMRTAGPRRVAVLGTLVAVAGFGWQSTMSAHEPYVTAIMCPGILMMFGGGLATTPLAALATSGAASGEAGVVSGLINTSRTMGGSLGLAVMSTVAATGTGTGTDPQSLTEGYALAFRASAAVLLAGALLMLLWLPRRLAHK from the coding sequence ATGACACCCATGCTGGAGACCGCCGACACCCCACCCCTCATATCCCGCCGTACGACACCCCCCACCTGGCTGGTGGTGGCGCTGGCCTGCGCCGGACAGTTCCTGGTGGTGCTGGACGTCTCCGTGGTGAACGTCGCCCTGCCGTCGATGCGCGCGGACCTCGGCCTCAGCCCGTCCGGACTGCAATGGGTGGTGAACGCGTACGCGATCGCCTTCGCCGGTTTCATGCTGCTCGGCGGCCGGGCCGGCGACCTCTACGGCCGCAAGCGGATGTTCCTCGTCGGCCTCGGCCTGTTCACCCTCGCCTCGCTGGGCGGCGGCCTCGCCCAGGAGGGCTGGCAGCTGCTGCTCGCCCGCGCCGCGCAGGGCCTCGGCGCGGCGGTCCTCGCGCCCTCCACGCTCACCCTGCTGACGGCCGCGGTGCCGGAGGGCGCCGCCCGGGCACGGGCCATCGCGACCTGGGCCGCGGTGGGAGCGGGCGGCGGCGCCGCGGGCGGACTCGTCGGCGGGGTGCTGGTGGACGCGCTGTCCTGGCGCTGGGTGCTGCTGATCAACGTGCCGGTGGGCGCGGTGGTGCTGGCCGGCTCGGCGCGCTGGCTCACCGAGAGCCGGGCCGGGGACGGGCGGCGCCTGGACCTGCCGGGCGCGCTGCTGGTCACGGCGGGCCTCGGCACGCTGGCGTACGGCATCTCGCGCACCCAGGAGGCGGGCTGGACGTCCGCGGCCACCCTGGTGCCGCTGGCGGCCGGGGTGCTGCTGATCGCGCTGTTCCTGCTGACCGAGGCGCGCACCGCGGCCCCGCTGATGCCGCTCGGACTGCTGCGGCGGCGCGCGGTGGCGTCGGCCAACGCGGCCATGCTGGTGTCCGGTTCGGCGATGTTCTGCATGTGGTACTTCATGACCCTGTACGCGCAGAACGTGCTCGGCTACTCCCCGCTGGAGGCCGGTGCCGCGCTGGTGCCCAGCTCGCTCGCGGTGGTCGTCGGCTCCAAGCTGGCGCCGCGCCTGATGCGGACGGCGGGCCCGCGCCGTGTGGCGGTGCTGGGCACCCTGGTGGCGGTGGCCGGGTTCGGCTGGCAGTCGACGATGAGCGCGCACGAGCCGTACGTCACCGCGATCATGTGCCCCGGCATCCTGATGATGTTCGGCGGCGGCCTGGCGACGACACCGCTGGCCGCGCTGGCCACCTCGGGCGCGGCGAGCGGCGAGGCCGGCGTCGTCTCCGGCCTGATCAACACCTCCCGGACCATGGGCGGTTCGCTGGGCCTCGCGGTGATGTCGACGGTCGCCGCGACCGGTACCGGCACGGGCACCGACCCGCAGTCCCTGACCGAGGGCTACGCCCTGGCCTTCCGCGCCTCCGCGGCCGTCCTGCTGGCCGGGGCGCTGCTGATGCTGCTGTGGCTGCCGCGCCGCCTCGCGCACAAGTGA
- a CDS encoding MFS transporter, translating into MTHTTTEEPRGKASGAVVPVLAFAGIVVAVMQTLLVPVIKDLPQLLHTAPSNATWVLTSTLLSGAVATPIMGRLGDLYGKRRMLIASLAVMVIGALVSALTSQLLTMIVGRTLQGFAMGAIPLGIGLMRDMLPRERLGSAMALMSSSIGVGGGLALPAAALVAQHTDWHALFYGAAGLGVLAIALTLLVVPESPMRARGSFDLPGALGLSAGLVLFLLPITKGSDWGWASGTTLGLFLAAVVVLALWGLYELRAAAPLVDLRTTARPAVLFTNLASIMVGVAFYVVSLVLPQLLQLPEATGYGLGRSMVVAGLCVAPLGLTMMFTAPVYARLSARYGPRTTLIIGLLVIAVGYGGGLGLMKAPWETILTSVILGAGIGLAYSSLPALIVGAVPASETGAANGLNTLMRSIGTSVSSAVIGMVLANTAHTVGGVAIPTMRGFRVSFLIATGAVAVGLVMALCLPRTGRAAQQHVQLRASSEEDAALERAEDVLRGFRGRVLDPAGVPVARAKVTLIDRRGRQAGSAVSADDGAYELAVPGQGAYVLAARAAGYGPLASAATHSGEEGAVEVDLSLPGEAVSV; encoded by the coding sequence ATGACCCACACGACGACCGAGGAACCGCGGGGCAAGGCGAGCGGGGCCGTCGTCCCGGTGCTCGCCTTCGCGGGCATCGTGGTCGCGGTGATGCAGACCCTGCTCGTGCCGGTCATCAAAGACCTGCCGCAACTGCTGCACACCGCGCCCAGCAACGCCACCTGGGTGCTCACCTCGACCCTGCTGTCCGGCGCCGTCGCCACCCCGATCATGGGCCGGCTCGGCGACCTGTACGGCAAGCGGCGCATGCTGATCGCCAGCCTCGCCGTGATGGTGATCGGCGCCCTGGTCAGCGCGCTCACCAGCCAGCTGCTCACCATGATCGTGGGCCGTACCCTCCAGGGCTTCGCGATGGGCGCGATCCCCCTCGGCATCGGCCTCATGCGGGACATGCTGCCGCGCGAACGGCTCGGCTCCGCCATGGCCCTGATGAGCTCCTCCATAGGCGTGGGCGGCGGCCTCGCCCTGCCCGCCGCCGCCCTGGTCGCCCAGCACACCGACTGGCACGCGCTGTTCTACGGCGCCGCCGGCCTCGGCGTGCTCGCCATCGCCCTGACCCTGCTCGTCGTCCCCGAGTCCCCGATGCGCGCACGGGGCTCCTTCGACCTGCCCGGCGCGCTCGGCCTGTCCGCCGGCCTGGTGCTGTTCCTGCTGCCCATCACCAAGGGCAGCGACTGGGGCTGGGCCTCCGGCACCACCCTCGGCCTGTTCCTCGCCGCGGTCGTCGTGCTCGCCCTGTGGGGCCTGTACGAGCTGCGCGCCGCGGCGCCGCTGGTCGATCTGCGCACCACCGCCCGGCCCGCCGTGCTCTTCACCAACCTGGCGTCGATCATGGTCGGGGTCGCGTTCTACGTCGTCTCGCTGGTCCTGCCCCAGCTGCTCCAGCTCCCCGAGGCCACCGGCTACGGCCTCGGCCGGTCCATGGTCGTCGCCGGTCTGTGCGTGGCCCCGCTGGGCCTGACGATGATGTTCACCGCGCCGGTCTACGCCCGCCTCTCCGCCCGCTACGGGCCCCGGACCACCCTCATCATCGGCCTGCTGGTCATCGCCGTCGGCTACGGCGGCGGGCTCGGCCTGATGAAGGCGCCCTGGGAGACGATCCTCACCTCCGTGATCCTCGGCGCGGGCATCGGCCTCGCCTACTCCTCCCTGCCCGCCCTGATCGTCGGCGCGGTTCCCGCGTCGGAGACCGGCGCGGCCAACGGCCTCAACACGCTGATGCGGTCCATCGGCACCTCCGTGTCCAGTGCCGTCATCGGGATGGTGCTGGCCAACACGGCGCACACGGTCGGGGGCGTCGCGATCCCCACGATGCGCGGGTTCCGGGTGTCCTTCCTCATCGCCACGGGCGCGGTGGCGGTCGGCCTGGTGATGGCGCTGTGCCTGCCGAGGACCGGCCGCGCGGCCCAGCAGCACGTGCAGCTGCGCGCGAGCAGCGAGGAGGACGCCGCGCTGGAGCGGGCCGAGGACGTGCTGCGGGGCTTCCGGGGGCGGGTGCTGGACCCGGCCGGGGTCCCCGTGGCCCGGGCCAAGGTGACGCTCATCGACCGGCGCGGCCGGCAGGCGGGTTCGGCGGTCTCCGCCGACGACGGCGCCTACGAGCTGGCCGTGCCCGGGCAGGGGGCGTACGTCCTCGCCGCGCGGGCGGCCGGGTACGGGCCGCTGGCCTCCGCCGCCACGCACTCCGGCGAGGAGGGAGCCGTCGAGGTGGACCTCTCCCTGCCGGGTGAGGCGGTGAGCGTGTAG
- a CDS encoding class I SAM-dependent methyltransferase, with amino-acid sequence MATVPKPEILAAFEAAKGFMPVDEGLALYAAAVEAGALGLPLLEVGTYCGRSTVLLADAARSAGVTALTVDHHRGSEEQQPGWEYHDPQTVDPEVGLMDTLPTFRRTLFKAGLEDHVIALVGRSPQVASVWGTPLGFVFIDGGHTDEHAGADYEGWAPHVAEGGLLAIHDVFPEPADEFTGQAPYRVYLRALGSGAFTEVAVNGSLRVLRRTGAGI; translated from the coding sequence ATGGCCACCGTCCCCAAGCCCGAGATCCTCGCCGCGTTCGAGGCGGCCAAGGGGTTCATGCCCGTGGACGAGGGGCTGGCCCTGTACGCGGCGGCGGTCGAGGCCGGGGCGCTGGGACTGCCGTTGCTGGAGGTGGGCACGTACTGCGGGCGGTCCACCGTGCTGCTCGCGGACGCGGCCCGGTCGGCGGGGGTGACCGCGCTGACCGTGGATCACCACCGGGGCAGCGAGGAGCAGCAGCCGGGGTGGGAGTACCACGACCCGCAGACCGTGGACCCCGAGGTCGGTCTGATGGACACGCTGCCCACCTTCCGGCGGACGCTGTTCAAGGCGGGCCTGGAGGACCACGTGATCGCCCTGGTGGGACGGTCGCCGCAGGTCGCGAGCGTGTGGGGCACCCCGCTGGGGTTCGTGTTCATCGACGGCGGCCACACCGACGAGCACGCGGGCGCCGACTACGAGGGATGGGCGCCGCACGTGGCCGAGGGTGGCCTGCTGGCCATCCACGACGTGTTCCCCGAGCCCGCGGACGAGTTCACCGGGCAGGCGCCCTACCGGGTGTACCTGCGGGCGCTCGGCTCCGGCGCGTTCACCGAGGTGGCGGTGAACGGCTCGCTGCGGGTGCTGCGGCGCACGGGGGCGGGGATCTGA